The DNA segment TGTCAATCACGTCGCCAAAGAGCAGCTGCGCAATACGCTGTTTATGCTGTGGTTTATTTTAGTGGCGATTAAACTGGCGGCGTTTATTGTTGCGGACGTGGACCTGCAATTAATTCACCACCTGTGGCTACTGCCTTGCGCAGGTTTGGGCCACTGGCTGGGTTTGCTATTGCACAAAAAATTATTACAGGCCGAAACCCAGGTTTTTTTTCGGGTGGTGGGCTGCGCCCTATTGCTGGTTAGCCTTATAGGCTTATGGCAGATGTTTGCTTAATTTGTAGCTTGTAGCTTGTAGCTTGTAGCTAAAAAGCCTAAGCCCTATCACTAGTAAAACTCAATACATCACTGATATTATTTTGCTGCAAAGCCAACATCACCAAGCGGTCAAAACCTAAAGCCACCCCAGCACACTCAGGCAAGCCCGACTCTAGCGCCGCTAATAAATAGCTATCGCTGGCCATGACGGGCCTAGCTAATTGCTGGCGTTGTTGCTGCTCTTGCTGAAAACGCCTAGCCTGCTCGGCACTGTCGGTTAGCTCAAAATAGCCATTCGCCAACTCTATACCCTGCACATATAACTCAAAGCGCTGCGCCACGGCGTGGCCGTTAGCATCCATCGCCACCTTGGCCAAGGCAGCTTGGCTAGCGGGGTAATCATAAATAAATAGCGGCGCAGCAAAGCCCAGCTTGGGCTCTATCACCTCGGCAATTAATAGGTTTAACCAATCGTCGCACTGATCGCTGTGCATTTGTATATCGATGTGCTGGCGCGCAACTTGCTCCAGTTCTTTAGCCGTTGCGGTGTGCGGGTTAATCGCCAAATACTGTTGAAATAACTCACCATAAGCAATCTGCTGCGCGGCAGGGGCAGCCATTACCGCTACCAATAAATCAGAGATTTCAGCCATCAACTGAAAATGGTCAAAGCCGGGCCTATACCATTCCAGCATAGTAAATTCAGGGTTGTGCCTACGACTTTGCTCGCCCCCTCGAAACGCTTTGCACAGCTGGTAAATAGGACCGCTGCCCGCTGCCAGCAAACGCTTCATGGCATATTCGGGAGAGCTTTGTAGGTAGTAAGGCTGCTCGCCTAATAGCGGATTATCCGCCGTTAAAATAGGCATATGCGGGTCGGTAACCGCGTGGCTACACAACAAAGGCGTTTCCACTTCCAGCACATTGCGCTGAGCAAAAAACTGCCGCACCTGCGTCAATAATTGTGCACGTTGGGTTAATTGCTGAATACTTGCGGAGGGCTGCCAAACTGACATAAACGTTACTAACAAAAAAGAATAACGGCTCCGCTGCAATCAGCAGAGCCATAGAGGAAGGGCTTAGCTTTTTGCACGGCTAACGTATTCGCCGGTGCGGGTATCTATGCGCAACACTTCACCTATATTGATAAACAAGGGCACACGTACAACCGCACCGGTGGTGAGGGTTGCAGGCTTGCTACCACCTTGGGCGGTGTCGCCTTTTTCACCTGGGTCGGTGTCGGCCACTTCCAAGTCCACAAAGTTAGGCACCTGTACTACTAAAGGCGCGCCGTTAAACAAGGTCACCACACACTTATCTTGTTCTTTTAACCAATCTTTAACATCAGCAACAGCATTGGCGTCGGCCTGATACTGCTCAAACGTATCGGGCTCCATGAAATGCCAAAACTCACCGTCGCTATAAAGGTACTCGGCATCGACATCCAGTACATCGGCGCCTTCCAGCTTCTCGCCAGACTTTAATGAACGCTCCCAGACACGGCCGGTTTTTAAGTTGCGAAACTTAACGCGGCTAAAGGCTTGACCCTTGCCCGGGCGTACAAATTCGTTCTCAAGAATGGTACAGGGGTCGCCCTCTAACATTAGTTTCAGACCATTTTTGAATTCGTTGGTTGAGTACGTAGCCATTTTGCACACTGCCTTTACATATATATTTATAGTTTATGTAAGGTGTTGATTTTCAACAACTTACTGGTATTTTTGATGCCAGCCCTGCGCTCAAGATTGCGATAAGCTGGGCGATAACGCCTCTTTGCACTTGTGGGCCTAGACATACAGGGCTGGAATTACAGAGCGTTAACAACCTTTGGGGTTATCCAATTGCGGGCAATTATACCGTAGTCTTGCCTCAAGTTTAACCAAGGCCACACTAGCAAATACTTATTTACAGGAAGGAGGGGCAGAAAGGGCAGAGGCGCAGGCTAAAGGCGGGCCATTTTAGGCCCGCCTTTAGCTGAAACTTAACGAGCCAACGGTCAATAACAAGTTACGATGGTAGATATCTAAGGGGGCACATAGCACCTCAGCCAAGTAAGGTAATCTTGCTGAGTAGACTCAAGGTAGCCGTTAAAATCGGCAGGAGTGGTGCTGACTAAAATCATGGAGTGCAGCGACTAACATCTCGCCGAAATAGCGACACTGGCCAGTGTTTTTCACAGACCTAGCGCATTGATAAATAAGCGCTGAATCAACACCATTCAACTAAACATTAATGCGCTGCTTAGCCCTCCTGCTGGGCCATAACGCATCCATGTTTACGCTTGCCGATCGCAAGAACAAAAAATAACAGGCTCAGTAATACCGCAACAGCAGCCAGTATATTCACAGCAATATAGTCATTAGCGGTAATAAATAACGCCGCAAGGCTAGGCCCTATAGCCGCGCCAGTGGCATGAAATGCCGGAGCAATAGCTACCGCACGCCCCCCTTTGTCTACCGCATTAACTGCCGCGTATTGAAAAGCTAAAGAAAAGTTCCACGCAAAATTGTATAGCGCAAGCGCAAGCACAAACTGCAACAGGCTCATTCCCGCTAATAATAAACATAGTGATAACAAGGTAATAACCGCCCCTATAGTCAAAGGCCGCACATAACCCCATCTATCCCCACACCATGCTGCAGCTAGCGCCCCCAGCACGCCTAAAGAAACACCTGCCGAGAGAGCCATACCAATAAATTTGGCGGAAAAGCCATTGGCATAGGCCATTCTTTCTATAAAGGTCCACACCACCCCCACATTAAAAAAGAACAGCAAACATCCGCCCAAAGCCCATAGCGCTGCGGATGTTGGTAATATTTTTTTAACCGGCGGCTGAGTCACTGCCATACCCGCTTGCGGCAAAGCCGAAACCAAACATAGGCCCACAACAGCCAACACACTAAACAAAATAAGCCCAGCCTTGGCACCAGCTACCGCCGTTAGTGTCGGTAAAAAAAACAAACCTATAACCTGAAAAAGAACTTGGGCCGCTAGCGAGAACCCAAAGCAACGCTCTGAATTGCGATTATCCGATAGCGCGGTTAGCACTAATGAATAAGCTGACCCCCCACCTAAGCCTCCTAGAAACACTAAAAGAAAAAAAACCAGTAAGCCATCAGCAAATATAGCGCCAAAGAAAATCACCGCAACCACACTCAGCGCTATATAAGCCGCTTTATGCCAATCAACTTTACGCACCCAAAACATCGCCAGCACTGAGCTAATCGCTGACCCCAACATAAGCGTAGAAGCCAGCCAAGCTATCTGCGGGCTGTTTAATCCCCTGTCACTAGCGACGGCACCAACAAACAAGGGAAGAACTAAAAACGGTGCCATCGAAATAAAACTTATAGCAACGGCGGCTGCGACGGCTGAGCGATCATTGACGGTAGTCATGCTTAGGGTTGACCTCTGTTAATTTTCAAATAAACACCACAAACCGCCACTATACTTTAAAACCTGTAGGTAGCCTCTATGCCATAAGTACGTGGCATAGAAGGTATTCCCTGCAGGCCACTGAACTCAGAACCAAAGAACAGGCCAGTAATGGGGTACTTCCACAATACCGAGTCACTTTTTTTATCTGCTAGGTTTTTACCCCACAAATACACACTATAACTTTCATCGGCAGATACATAACCTATACGCGCGTTAACTAAAGTTAAGCCTTCCACTAACAAGTCTTTATCATTAACCGCATCGGTATAGGAGTCATCTTTGGTAGAACCATCAACATGAAGTTCCAACACCGCACCAGAATTTAATGGGTACCAGTAATCCATATTGGCCGCGGCAGTCCAGTCAGACACTAATTGCAGCTTGTTACCATCGCAGTCCACACCTACACCATTGCAATCATCGTAAGAGGTGTATTCGTGATCCAACACGCCAGCGCTAAAGCCAAAGGATAAATTATCGGTAGCCACCCAGCGCAGCTCCAACTCTATACCGTTAATTTCTGACTCACCGGCATTAGTAGTGGTAAACCCTATGCCTAATAGCTGGCCGACTTGCATATCTTCATAATCGGTGCGGAAGATAGAGGCATTAACCTCCATGCTTCTTTCAAAGAAGGAACCTTTCAAGCCCAACTCATAGGAGGTAGCGGTTTCAGCGCCAAATTCAAATAGCTCGGGACTGGTAAAATCAATCACATCAGTTTGAAAACCACCACTTTTCGTCCCCCTACGTATAGAGCTGTAAACCTTGATGTTTTCATCAATGGCATAGCTAGCGCTAACATCACCAGACCATGATTGGTCACTGATATCAGGTGAGAAAGATACCGTAGGGAAACCTATACCCGCATTTTCTAGCTGGCTAAACTGACTGCTTTTATCTTCATCGGTGTAACGCAGCCCTAGGGTTAAGGTTAAATCTTCAGTGGGGTACACATTTAAAGTACCAAACGCAGCCCAAGCTTTGGTATCGACTTCGCTTTCGCTAAGAATACCAATAGTATTTTCAGGGTAAGGTAAAACCGATGTTACCCTAGCAGCCTCTATCGATTGGTCTAAATAGTAAAGCCCTGCCACATAGTCGTAGCTGTCATAAGATGGCGAAACTATTTTAAACTCCTGACTAAAGGTGTCGGAGTCATCTTGAAACTCTGAATAGGTTAACGTTAATGGCCCAGCATCATCATCGGCCAACAACTCAAAGTCTGCAAAACGCTTGGCGGTAATAGAGCTTAAGATAAATTCCGACTCCGTTTCAAAATTTACTGTTAGGCTGCTACCGCCACTTTTTATCTTTTCGCTATTTGGATCGTTGCTGTTAATTTTATGCGAGCTACTTTGATACCATCCGGCAGCAATATCGTTTAGCCCTGGCTCTCTAGTAGCACCAAAAATCTGTCTATTATCCTGCTCTAAATAATCGCCAGAAAAAATAATTTCTGTGCGGTCGTTAGGCGTCCAATACAAGCCCATGCGCCCACCTACACGATCTTCACTCATCTGATCTTTACCATCGCTAATGTTTTTAACATAACCATCACGCTGAAAAGAAAAGCCACTAATTTTACCGTTAAGCGTGCCTTCGACTATTGCGCCTGAAACACCAGCCTCAACATTAACTTTCGAGTAGTTACCTAAAGTGGTTTTAATCTGGCCTTGAAATTCGTCATAGGGCATTTTCGTTGTAATATTAATAGCCCCGGCAATAGTATTGCGGCCAAATAAAGACCCCTGTGGACCACGCAGCACTTCAACCTGCTGTATATCACTGAGCGGGAAATTAAACGAAGCCGGACGACCCGCATAAACACCGTCTATATATACCCCCAAGCCACTTTCCTGGCCTGCATTTCTGGACACACTGACGATGCCGCGTAAGCCCCATGAGTTAAGCGAGTTGCCATTGGGGTCCATCGCCAGGTTAGGCACGTTAGTGACTAAGTCACTAACCGATGTAGCACCTAAATTCTCTATTGTGGTCTCTCCTAAGGCGGTAATAGCTACAGGTATATCCTGTACATTTTCCTGACGCTTTCGTGAGGTTACAATTAACTCTTCAATAGTGGCGTTCTGGCCTAAAGCCGGCGTGGCCACAGCGCCCATACCCGCACCGGCAATAGCGGCACAGATTGCGGTAGTTTTAAACCTAGACGATATTGTTTTCATAATACTTTCCCCACTAGTTTTGAGACTAAAATACTTACATTATTTATTTTTGTTTTACTCAGAAAAATGTACTGGCTGACTTAATAAGCTTCAGTATTCATTAAGCAGCGCCGTCAATAATGACGTTTCCTTACAGCGTTTGCATTGACACTGAATGACAATTGTTGACGCAGATGGAAAAAAGGCAGCCGAAGCTGCCAAGGAGACCAGAAAAAAGTATTACTACTCACGCAATCTAGAATAACTAGCCATTACACGACACAAGGCATCGTGGTCTATAGCCTCTAAAACACGACCAGCAGGTTTTATAGTTGCCACTGACTCTGCCGCTATCATGGCATTTAACACTGATTCCTCTACCGCCTGCACGGTCGCCAAGTAAAGCGTGTCGCAGTGAGCATCGTTCAAACACTCAAGATTAAAGCTGGTGGGCTGCTCTGCCCCCAATGGCGGCATAATGATGTCGTTAGCGGTAGAAAAAGCCATCATAATATCGCCAGAAAAATGGCCACCATAGGTGCCAGTACGCCCTATACCCAAGGCCCCACGTTTAGCTAAACGCTTAAGCTGAGCGGGCAGTAATGGCGCATCGGTAGCTATAATAACCACTATAGATCCCTGCTCATGGCCACTGCTTTCAGTAATAATGGCGTTTTCAGTAATATGCTGGCCCACCGGCACACCACATACGGAAAATTCCGGCCGCAAACCAAAGTTTGATTGCACCAAAGCCGCCACCGTATATTGTGTGCCCTGCACCTCTACCACACGCGAACTGGTACCCGTGCCACCTTTAAACTCATAGCTTTGCATACCAGCACCGCCGCCCACGTTCCCCTCAGCCACAGGGCCAGTAGTTGCGGAATCTAGCGCTGCCAAAACATGTTCTTCTTTAATATGTCGGCCGCAAATATCGTTTAATAAGCCATCGTAAGTCTCGGCAATCACCGGCATGGCCCAAGAGTGATACTGCTCAAAATAGTCCTTATGCTGTTCCAACATCCAGCCGACGGTAGCGTGATGAGCCATACCTACGGAATGCGTATTGGTTATGCAAATAGGGCTGATAAAATAGCCTGCGTCCTCTATCCAGTGTGAGCCCGTCAGCTCACCATTGCCGTTCAAATCATAAAGCCCTGCCCATACCGGCCGAGGCAGCTCTTGTCGGCCCCTAGGCAATATTGCTGTCACGCCGGTATAGACCGGCCCACTACCTACCTTTAGTGGGCCATCCCCGCTATTCAAAGTGCAATACCCCACCTCTACGCCAGACACGTCAGTAATGGCATTCCATTTTCCCGGCGTCCCCTCTAATGGCAAGCCCAAATCTCTAGCTCTTGGGGGGGCAACTTTTTTCATTTCAACATCCTCATAAAAGCGGGGCACTGTTTATTAATCACATGCTGTAGCTCTCTGCTATAGTTACCAAATAATCGTTGGTTATCAGCACTACTATTTAGTAAGGTTGAATTATGAAAGAATAATCTAACGGTGACATTGACGCCCCACGACAACTTATGACGCATTTTGCGCAAAGCGCTTACATACCATGCCCCAAGCCAACTTAAACCAGCCTATTATCAGTACCGTTTATTCCAAAATATTAATCGATTTTTTAAGCGGGAAAGGCGTTGATGTGGATCAGTTTTTAACACAGCTTTCGCTACAAAAATACTCACTAACACAGCCCGACACCATCTTACCCATGGCCACGTTTCAAATGATGATGGAAGAAGCTGCACGCTTTACCGGCGACGAAAATATTGGCTTACATTATTATGAAAATATCGAACTACAAGATTTAGGCGTTTTAGGTTACGCACAAATGAATAGCAAAAGTATTCGTGATGCTTTGAATATAATTACACGCTACTACAAACTTTTTCAAAGTGACAACGAAATGCTGCTCAGCGAAAATAACGGCAATATTCATTTATCTTATAGAATATTATCTAAAAAAATCATTCCCAGTCGACAAGACTCTGAAATGACAATCATGGCTTTTGTTGCGACTATTTCCGCACTATTAGGTAAGCCTTGGCGGCCTATAGAAGTACACCTGCAACACCCCCAGCCCACAGATATAAGCGAACATCAACGATTGCTATGCAATAAAATCTTCTTCAGTAGCCCAACCAATAAAATCGTTTTTGACTCATCGCTATTAGACACAGCCATCGCTGGTGCCGACTTAAAACTTAGTAGTTCTTTAGAAGACGCCTTAGAGCAATTGCTCAGTTTTAAAATTCCTGCCCCTAACGACCAATGGCTACATGAGGTACAGGACGCCATTATCGAATCGCTGAGCAATGGCCCACCTAATATCAATGAAATCGCCGAGAAGTTTCATATGAGTGGCCGAACCCTGCAAAGACGATTGGAAAAATACGACCTTAGCTTTAAGGAAATGCTAGAGCAAATACGCCTACAAATTGCCACCAATTTCCTAGAGGCAACAGACTTATCATTGCTGGATATCGCATTTATGCTCGGTTACTCCGAACTCAGCTCCTTTACCCGCGCCTTTCGCCGCTGGACC comes from the Dasania marina DSM 21967 genome and includes:
- a CDS encoding MFS transporter, with product MTTVNDRSAVAAAVAISFISMAPFLVLPLFVGAVASDRGLNSPQIAWLASTLMLGSAISSVLAMFWVRKVDWHKAAYIALSVVAVIFFGAIFADGLLVFFLLVFLGGLGGGSAYSLVLTALSDNRNSERCFGFSLAAQVLFQVIGLFFLPTLTAVAGAKAGLILFSVLAVVGLCLVSALPQAGMAVTQPPVKKILPTSAALWALGGCLLFFFNVGVVWTFIERMAYANGFSAKFIGMALSAGVSLGVLGALAAAWCGDRWGYVRPLTIGAVITLLSLCLLLAGMSLLQFVLALALYNFAWNFSLAFQYAAVNAVDKGGRAVAIAPAFHATGAAIGPSLAALFITANDYIAVNILAAVAVLLSLLFFVLAIGKRKHGCVMAQQEG
- a CDS encoding TonB-dependent receptor: MKTISSRFKTTAICAAIAGAGMGAVATPALGQNATIEELIVTSRKRQENVQDIPVAITALGETTIENLGATSVSDLVTNVPNLAMDPNGNSLNSWGLRGIVSVSRNAGQESGLGVYIDGVYAGRPASFNFPLSDIQQVEVLRGPQGSLFGRNTIAGAINITTKMPYDEFQGQIKTTLGNYSKVNVEAGVSGAIVEGTLNGKISGFSFQRDGYVKNISDGKDQMSEDRVGGRMGLYWTPNDRTEIIFSGDYLEQDNRQIFGATREPGLNDIAAGWYQSSSHKINSNDPNSEKIKSGGSSLTVNFETESEFILSSITAKRFADFELLADDDAGPLTLTYSEFQDDSDTFSQEFKIVSPSYDSYDYVAGLYYLDQSIEAARVTSVLPYPENTIGILSESEVDTKAWAAFGTLNVYPTEDLTLTLGLRYTDEDKSSQFSQLENAGIGFPTVSFSPDISDQSWSGDVSASYAIDENIKVYSSIRRGTKSGGFQTDVIDFTSPELFEFGAETATSYELGLKGSFFERSMEVNASIFRTDYEDMQVGQLLGIGFTTTNAGESEINGIELELRWVATDNLSFGFSAGVLDHEYTSYDDCNGVGVDCDGNKLQLVSDWTAAANMDYWYPLNSGAVLELHVDGSTKDDSYTDAVNDKDLLVEGLTLVNARIGYVSADESYSVYLWGKNLADKKSDSVLWKYPITGLFFGSEFSGLQGIPSMPRTYGIEATYRF
- the efp gene encoding elongation factor P; its protein translation is MATYSTNEFKNGLKLMLEGDPCTILENEFVRPGKGQAFSRVKFRNLKTGRVWERSLKSGEKLEGADVLDVDAEYLYSDGEFWHFMEPDTFEQYQADANAVADVKDWLKEQDKCVVTLFNGAPLVVQVPNFVDLEVADTDPGEKGDTAQGGSKPATLTTGAVVRVPLFINIGEVLRIDTRTGEYVSRAKS
- the epmA gene encoding EF-P lysine aminoacylase EpmA, which produces MSVWQPSASIQQLTQRAQLLTQVRQFFAQRNVLEVETPLLCSHAVTDPHMPILTADNPLLGEQPYYLQSSPEYAMKRLLAAGSGPIYQLCKAFRGGEQSRRHNPEFTMLEWYRPGFDHFQLMAEISDLLVAVMAAPAAQQIAYGELFQQYLAINPHTATAKELEQVARQHIDIQMHSDQCDDWLNLLIAEVIEPKLGFAAPLFIYDYPASQAALAKVAMDANGHAVAQRFELYVQGIELANGYFELTDSAEQARRFQQEQQQRQQLARPVMASDSYLLAALESGLPECAGVALGFDRLVMLALQQNNISDVLSFTSDRA
- a CDS encoding AraC-like transcriptional regulator QhpR produces the protein MPQANLNQPIISTVYSKILIDFLSGKGVDVDQFLTQLSLQKYSLTQPDTILPMATFQMMMEEAARFTGDENIGLHYYENIELQDLGVLGYAQMNSKSIRDALNIITRYYKLFQSDNEMLLSENNGNIHLSYRILSKKIIPSRQDSEMTIMAFVATISALLGKPWRPIEVHLQHPQPTDISEHQRLLCNKIFFSSPTNKIVFDSSLLDTAIAGADLKLSSSLEDALEQLLSFKIPAPNDQWLHEVQDAIIESLSNGPPNINEIAEKFHMSGRTLQRRLEKYDLSFKEMLEQIRLQIATNFLEATDLSLLDIAFMLGYSELSSFTRAFRRWTNHPPLEFRLLHRAQPSDNG
- a CDS encoding P1 family peptidase, whose translation is MKKVAPPRARDLGLPLEGTPGKWNAITDVSGVEVGYCTLNSGDGPLKVGSGPVYTGVTAILPRGRQELPRPVWAGLYDLNGNGELTGSHWIEDAGYFISPICITNTHSVGMAHHATVGWMLEQHKDYFEQYHSWAMPVIAETYDGLLNDICGRHIKEEHVLAALDSATTGPVAEGNVGGGAGMQSYEFKGGTGTSSRVVEVQGTQYTVAALVQSNFGLRPEFSVCGVPVGQHITENAIITESSGHEQGSIVVIIATDAPLLPAQLKRLAKRGALGIGRTGTYGGHFSGDIMMAFSTANDIIMPPLGAEQPTSFNLECLNDAHCDTLYLATVQAVEESVLNAMIAAESVATIKPAGRVLEAIDHDALCRVMASYSRLRE